A region of the Arachis hypogaea cultivar Tifrunner chromosome 15, arahy.Tifrunner.gnm2.J5K5, whole genome shotgun sequence genome:
GTTTCCGAATTCTCCGTCGCAGCAATACTCCGGTTTCTTGAATGCATCACACGCGCTGCGGCACGCGTCACCGCCCTCCACTCGAAGCTCCGACGGGCACCGCTTGTTTAAGTCAGCGCCGCATCCCGTGGCGCCGCACGAGCCGGTGCCGCCGCTGGCCTCCACCATCATGGGGAGATTGTAGCCGTCGACGAGGCTGACGTCGTAGTAGTCCATGGAACCGGTGCCGAGAGTGAACTCGGCGAGGGTGGCCGGAGGAGAGGCTCCGCCTCCGTTGCAGTTGATCTCGCCGGAGCCGCAGTCGGCGGTGGCGCATGTTCCTTTGCCTTGATCGTCGAATTTGCAATCGGTTCTGCCCCAGAATCTTCCCGACCAGCCCGTAGGAGCTTGGAAACTCTTTGTGGAACCCTTTGAGAGCTCGAAACCTGTGCTTCCGATATCTGGTTTGCCCAAGATCCCTGGCCATACTGTGTGATCGCACTTGTTTACGAACGTGAATGTTGCACCTGAAACCCCTGCACAGAACGGAAAAACAGAGCAATCCCGACTGAGTTAGTTTCTTAGTTTAGTTTCTTCATTCTTCAGCTGACCCAGGTTTTGTGATCCAAAAAATTATAGAGCTTTACCTTTAAGGAGgaggaaaaggaagaaagtgaagaagggCTGAGAAGAATGTCGGTGGTAGGAAAACAGAGCCATTGTTGATTATGATCACTCTGTTTCTGGGGAGAAAAAAACAGAGCGGGGTGAGATTGAGAAGCGAGTGGGAAGGGGAATCTGAGAGGAAGAGGGTGCATCGTTATTTATAAGGGTCAAGGGAGAATCCAACCGCCTTATTAGTTGGTGCACGGTGACACAGGGAAAAGTGTTGAGGCAGTTTCGGCTTTACcttccaaattattttcattttttttctcattgAATAAGCAAGTGTAAATGTCGGTTAAAACTTAAAACATCTGCCCCTTTAGCTGTTCATTCTCTTCTGTGTAATTTCAGTTTATCTGTTAACCGTTAACGATGGCAAATTTGGATTTATACcgtgtttaagctttttaccgcCATTAGCAATCACTTAGTACGtagttaataattatatatttatatataaatacatatctaatttaatttatttttagtatgtattttatattttaatatatattttatattaataattaattataataattaattttaatatatatctaatatgattatttttatatttatattattaattaatttttttatcttttataaaaaatatttgtcgTTTAACATTTCCTAACAATTATTAATACCAAGAACAATTACATTCAATTACCACTAACAACATCGAATTATATCATTTGGATTAAGGTTTAAATAAAAATcgtcttttatttttgaaaatgtttaaATTGGTTCCttaaaaatataaatcataaattttCATTTGTTCCTAATTCAACTACCGTTAACATAATGCTAAGGAAAGTTTAGAgagcaataattttattaaattattaccaacatataaatagaaaaaaaaaagtgaataatctTACGTTATTGAatgaaatttcacaccattaaaaatattattaatgactacttaatgactacaaatcacaaaaattactgaccCCTAACACTCCTCTAATACTAAAATAGAATGCTAAATATCGGCATGACATCTCTAATAGTTAAAAGATATAACTAAGATTTTAATATGACTACATAGATATCTAAATTTGTTAACTTAATTCGTTTTAATTAATTGGTATTTTATTTGTGTAGATACTAAAATGTGTGCATTTAACCAATTTAGCACACTTATTTGATCATACTTTAAGTTTAGTCACGTTACCTTATTATTGAAAATGTCATGTTGGCCCTATAATATTTTAGGTCAGCGATAGTTAAATTAGGAATAAACGAAACTTTATCATTTATAAATTCATCAACTAATATGATTATTTTGAAAAGTTATGTGTACTATTCTAATTATAAACGATAAGAATTTCAATGATCAAATTAGACATTATCTCTATTTGGATAATTAAAATTACTCAATTATCATATTTTGTATCAGCACACAATGGTTAAGACAGTGGGGGAAAggagaaaacaaaattaaatggcACCAACATTTTTTATTTGACTTAGAATTTACTTTGTTGACTCGTTCTTCTtgttaaaaagtaaaagaaaaatagaagtaaataataaaaatattaaataatatgaataataaatatagcagatatttaatttattaaatatataaataattattttaatattaaaatttaagtgaatattttataatatattttattttatttcaattgaattaattttaaaatttattatttatattgtcaAAAGAATTATTAGTTAACTGACATGTTCCAAAGTAAAAACGTATTGGTTTCCTTTTTAGCT
Encoded here:
- the LOC112747734 gene encoding thaumatin-like protein 1 isoform X2, with the translated sequence MALFSYHRHSSQPFFTFFLFLLLKGVSGATFTFVNKCDHTVWPGILGKPDIGSTGFELSKGSTKSFQAPTGWSGRFWGRTDCKFDDQGKGTCATADCGSGEINCNGGGASPPATLAEFTLGTGSMDYYDVSLVDGYNLPMMVEASGGTGSCGATGCGADLNKRCPSELRVEGGDACRSACDAFKKPEYCCDGEFGNPNTCKPSVYSEMFKSACPKSYSYAYDDATSTFTCSDADYTITFCPSSPR
- the LOC112747734 gene encoding thaumatin-like protein 1 isoform X1, which gives rise to MALFSYHRHSSQPFFTFFLFLLLKGVSGATFTFVNKCDHTVWPGILGKPDIGSTGFELSKGSTKSFQAPTGWSGRFWGRTDCKFDDQGKGTCATADCGSGEINCNGGGASPPATLAEFTLGTGSMDYYDVSLVDGYNLPMMVEASGGTGSCGATGCGADLNKRCPSELRVEGGDACRSACDAFKKPEYCCDGEFGNPNTCKPSVYSEMFKSACPKSYSYAYDDATSTFTCSDADYTITFCPSSPSLKSSTDSSPKAAGSDSGSDLGSGSGSSVEQSALGSTSWLADMATATGSASTRSKPFGGSILVAVAFFLSLLLA